The following proteins come from a genomic window of Alicyclobacillus dauci:
- a CDS encoding GntR family transcriptional regulator, which yields MEGNKLTKIEKFSSYRDKVYAQIKQLILQNTLKPGDSLLERDIAEQLGVSRTPVREALKLLEHEGWVHTVPWKGVFVRDLSDEEVKDIIELRIAIETYVIREITNSIPDEVIDRLSQELEKSRTLSEQGEYQKAVEIDQRFHFVLADMLHNKKIVSLLTTLRDQIMFLGMRAMSVEARPAFIYQEHAEILDALRARNADLAMAAMERHLKNILGTIISRQI from the coding sequence ATGGAGGGTAATAAACTCACGAAAATCGAGAAGTTCTCGTCCTATAGAGATAAAGTTTATGCGCAGATTAAACAACTCATCCTGCAAAACACGCTTAAGCCGGGTGATAGTTTGCTAGAACGAGATATCGCCGAGCAACTTGGTGTGAGCAGGACACCAGTCCGAGAAGCGCTCAAACTTTTGGAGCACGAGGGATGGGTACACACAGTTCCGTGGAAAGGTGTGTTTGTGCGGGACCTTAGTGACGAAGAAGTGAAGGACATCATTGAACTTCGCATTGCGATTGAGACATACGTCATTCGTGAAATCACGAATTCCATACCCGACGAAGTAATTGATCGACTGAGTCAAGAATTGGAAAAATCAAGGACACTGAGTGAGCAGGGGGAGTATCAGAAAGCAGTCGAGATCGATCAGCGATTTCACTTTGTCCTCGCAGACATGTTACACAACAAAAAGATTGTATCTCTTCTCACAACCTTGCGAGATCAAATTATGTTCTTGGGGATGAGGGCCATGAGTGTTGAGGCACGGCCGGCGTTTATCTATCAGGAACACGCCGAAATTCTGGACGCTTTGCGCGCTCGCAATGCAGATTTGGCCATGGCAGCGATGGAGCGTCACTTGAAAAATATTTTAGGGACGATCATCTCTCGACAAATATGA
- a CDS encoding purine-cytosine permease family protein, whose product MANSMGGQSGVETHGIDHIQEEDRHGSPRSLFTIWSSTNLTVAAFTTGGLSIQLGLGLWSSFVAMIIGIALGAVLIAVMSRTGWELGIPQMLMTRPTFGRIGAILPVVIVWVNFLGWFTILDVLGAQALHAGFGLSMAAGIIILAAITVFLGVYGNTLVQAAEKWIAILGGIIFIVVAILAIPHVNWSYAGDPKVTGSNWWGAIVMVAAVAFSYAGPGYTPYASDYTRYLPRSTKFRSIFGATFWGMTISCTFIFCLGAAVLTTNPTGDPMQLIVQLTGPFSKPALCAMALGTIGAGAMNIYSGGLTALVSGIKVNRWVSALAIGVVGTLVAVWAQAQIEVKYENYLMLVLYTIPPMDAIFIMDFFFIRKRRYTITDFYNNGFPAFHFAGWVSYLVGIIISIPFMSSALYTGPIAKYFHGADISYVISIVVTGGLYFLLKRKSLVTVPDLDPPSTEGALPM is encoded by the coding sequence GTGGCTAACTCTATGGGTGGTCAGAGCGGCGTTGAGACGCACGGGATTGACCACATCCAAGAAGAAGACAGGCATGGCAGTCCAAGGAGCCTGTTCACTATCTGGTCTTCCACTAATCTGACTGTGGCAGCTTTCACAACAGGCGGTCTATCGATTCAGTTGGGTTTGGGGTTGTGGAGCTCGTTTGTTGCAATGATTATAGGGATTGCCCTTGGAGCCGTTCTGATAGCCGTAATGTCCCGAACGGGCTGGGAATTAGGCATCCCACAAATGCTTATGACAAGACCGACTTTCGGCCGGATCGGAGCCATTTTACCGGTCGTCATTGTCTGGGTTAACTTCCTTGGGTGGTTCACGATTCTCGATGTCTTGGGTGCACAGGCGTTGCACGCTGGTTTCGGACTGTCCATGGCGGCAGGAATCATTATTCTGGCGGCCATTACCGTGTTTCTAGGCGTATACGGTAACACGCTTGTACAAGCTGCTGAAAAATGGATCGCAATTCTGGGCGGAATTATTTTCATAGTAGTCGCTATTTTAGCAATTCCACACGTTAATTGGTCCTACGCAGGAGACCCAAAAGTAACCGGTTCTAACTGGTGGGGGGCAATCGTCATGGTTGCTGCTGTTGCATTTTCCTACGCCGGACCGGGATACACTCCATATGCGTCGGACTATACTCGATATCTACCACGTAGTACGAAATTTCGATCCATCTTCGGAGCCACGTTTTGGGGGATGACCATCTCCTGTACGTTTATCTTTTGCCTCGGAGCAGCCGTTCTGACGACCAATCCTACCGGGGACCCAATGCAATTAATCGTCCAGTTGACAGGGCCATTTTCAAAACCTGCACTGTGTGCTATGGCGCTTGGGACAATTGGAGCGGGTGCCATGAATATATATAGTGGTGGGTTAACGGCTCTTGTCTCGGGCATTAAAGTCAATCGATGGGTTTCAGCCCTTGCCATTGGTGTCGTTGGTACGTTGGTCGCAGTCTGGGCCCAAGCACAGATTGAGGTAAAATACGAAAACTATTTGATGCTTGTGCTCTACACGATCCCGCCGATGGACGCAATTTTCATCATGGACTTCTTCTTTATTCGTAAGCGCCGCTACACGATTACGGATTTTTACAACAACGGTTTCCCTGCGTTTCATTTCGCTGGTTGGGTTTCGTATTTGGTCGGGATCATTATTTCCATACCATTTATGTCTTCCGCACTGTACACCGGTCCAATCGCGAAGTATTTCCATGGCGCGGACATCAGTTATGTCATCAGTATCGTGGTAACAGGTGGGCTCTATTTCCTACTGAAGCGGAAAAGCTTGGTCACCGTACCGGACCTCGACCCACCGTCCACCGAAGGCGCCTTACCGATGTGA
- a CDS encoding CynX/NimT family MFS transporter, producing MKNDERDRKVSASKSVLIVIGIILVAFNLRPSLTAVGPLVSSICADLGISNGLAGLITTLPLMAFAVLSPLAPKIGQRVSNEVTILLGLLVLLLGILIRSAGLISTMFIGTACVGLGIAICNVLLPGIVKQRFPNKVGLMTSLYSTSMSVVAAFASGVSIPLARGLGLGWQKALLVWGTLAVVAALCWIPQLLNRRKLEDHRQSHMSHGSLWRSTIAWQVTCFMGLQSFLFYCTIAWLPDILTHGGFSDSTAGWLLFLVQLAGLPATFVTPTLAGRLTDQRLIVVVLGILYFGGMLGILFGGSIGMVSLYTVLVGLGQGSTISLALAFLGLRTASAKQAAELSGMAQSIGYVLAAIGPVLIGVLYDSIHSWTVPIVILLVVIVLMFLAGLGAGCNKYVLAGEHTPVVGKDQDSRY from the coding sequence ATGAAAAATGATGAGCGAGATCGTAAAGTGTCAGCATCGAAGTCTGTACTCATTGTCATCGGGATTATTCTTGTTGCCTTTAATTTGAGGCCGTCCCTAACGGCCGTTGGGCCATTGGTAAGCTCGATTTGCGCCGACTTGGGAATATCAAACGGATTGGCGGGACTTATCACGACATTGCCGCTGATGGCGTTTGCGGTGTTGTCCCCCCTGGCACCCAAGATAGGTCAAAGAGTCAGCAACGAAGTAACCATATTGTTGGGCTTACTTGTTTTGCTACTCGGTATTCTCATACGATCCGCAGGTCTCATTTCGACGATGTTCATCGGTACCGCTTGCGTGGGTTTGGGTATCGCCATCTGTAATGTTCTGTTACCGGGCATAGTGAAGCAAAGATTTCCTAACAAAGTGGGGCTCATGACCAGTCTTTACTCCACATCAATGAGTGTGGTAGCGGCGTTTGCGTCGGGTGTGAGTATTCCGCTTGCTCGCGGTCTTGGATTGGGATGGCAAAAAGCGCTCCTCGTGTGGGGCACGCTCGCGGTCGTGGCCGCTTTGTGTTGGATACCTCAGTTATTAAATCGTCGTAAACTTGAGGATCACCGACAGAGCCACATGTCGCATGGTTCCCTGTGGCGTTCAACCATTGCATGGCAGGTTACCTGCTTCATGGGATTACAGTCGTTTTTGTTTTATTGCACAATCGCATGGCTGCCGGATATCCTCACCCACGGTGGGTTTAGTGATTCCACGGCAGGATGGCTGCTGTTTCTTGTACAACTTGCGGGTCTTCCCGCAACCTTTGTGACGCCCACTCTTGCTGGGCGTCTGACCGACCAACGGCTCATCGTTGTCGTACTTGGGATTCTCTACTTTGGTGGGATGCTTGGAATTTTGTTTGGCGGGTCTATTGGGATGGTTTCGCTATACACCGTACTGGTTGGACTGGGGCAAGGTTCGACTATCAGCCTGGCACTCGCCTTTTTAGGGCTGCGAACCGCGAGTGCCAAGCAAGCTGCTGAACTGTCCGGAATGGCACAGTCTATTGGATATGTTCTCGCGGCAATAGGTCCTGTACTGATTGGGGTACTCTACGACTCCATTCATTCCTGGACCGTTCCCATCGTGATATTGCTTGTTGTCATCGTATTGATGTTCCTTGCCGGACTCGGGGCTGGATGCAATAAGTACGTACTTGCTGGCGAGCACACACCGGTTGTCGGAAAAGATCAGGATTCTCGATATTAA
- a CDS encoding methyl-accepting chemotaxis protein, with translation MNSSKHGVRLSTKVLCFVLAFFVVFLGTVITSISMSSMMGTKVESMSNRDMKIRLVTDQLYASFYQIDDNFAYFIGLGPNPDKKLAQEVVSSIDAGRASYDSSLKQMQALYAYLTPQEKSLFNKMNTDAKPYLTLYKQAENADLTNYPVAHRLEYEQTDIANSFFSVVDDLQSLQKLADTQLGHDTNAVIKYGHTETTINIILAVIGFVIGVLTAFYIRRATRPLQDVAAGVLKIAEGDFTGDNIHIKSKDEIGQLARATNYMKDNLGKLIIQVTDTSQQVAAAAEELTASAEETSRATEHVSRAIQEVAVGTDRQAKSTEESESTIKGMSLGIQRIASNTESVVETASHSSEFASQGASVIEQVRGQMNSINETIGSLAQTMSELDQHSQAIDQVVRVITEIAAQTNLLSLNAAIEAARAGEHGRGFAVVASQVRKLAEGSADSAQEIVTMIKSIQTQTKEAVQTTEAASQEVAVGIESMNTAGSAFTKIQQSVEHVVSQIQDVSATIHDLSMGSEQVVSSITTISEVAAATAAGTQEVSASSEEQLASLQEITASASTLSTMAEELQGLVAQFRV, from the coding sequence ATGAACAGTTCAAAACATGGGGTTCGGTTATCAACCAAAGTATTATGCTTCGTGCTGGCCTTTTTCGTCGTATTTCTCGGCACAGTGATCACGTCTATCTCCATGTCGTCCATGATGGGCACCAAAGTGGAGTCCATGAGCAACCGTGACATGAAGATCAGGTTGGTGACGGATCAACTGTATGCGTCCTTTTACCAGATTGACGACAACTTCGCGTATTTTATTGGTTTAGGACCCAATCCTGATAAAAAGCTAGCACAGGAAGTCGTTTCATCCATTGATGCAGGCAGGGCTAGCTATGATTCTTCCCTGAAACAAATGCAAGCATTGTATGCCTATTTAACGCCTCAAGAGAAATCACTTTTTAACAAAATGAATACGGATGCGAAACCGTATCTAACGCTGTACAAACAAGCCGAAAATGCGGATTTAACAAACTATCCGGTGGCCCATCGACTGGAATACGAACAAACCGATATTGCAAATTCCTTTTTCTCTGTTGTCGATGACTTGCAGTCGTTACAAAAGCTTGCAGATACGCAGTTGGGCCACGATACAAACGCAGTCATTAAATACGGTCATACTGAAACGACAATCAACATCATTCTGGCGGTCATTGGCTTCGTCATCGGTGTACTTACTGCATTTTACATTCGTCGCGCCACGAGACCACTTCAAGACGTGGCGGCAGGTGTCCTGAAAATCGCTGAGGGCGACTTTACGGGCGACAATATTCACATCAAGTCCAAAGATGAAATTGGACAACTAGCCAGGGCCACGAATTATATGAAAGACAACCTCGGAAAACTCATTATTCAAGTCACTGACACCTCACAGCAGGTTGCTGCAGCAGCGGAAGAACTTACGGCCAGTGCTGAAGAGACAAGTCGAGCCACCGAGCACGTCTCACGTGCAATTCAGGAAGTGGCTGTGGGGACGGATCGACAAGCAAAATCTACGGAGGAGAGCGAAAGTACCATTAAGGGCATGTCCTTGGGGATTCAGCGAATCGCCTCCAATACAGAAAGTGTCGTGGAAACCGCATCTCATTCGTCTGAGTTTGCGAGTCAAGGTGCCAGTGTCATAGAGCAAGTTCGGGGCCAAATGAACTCTATCAATGAAACGATTGGGTCTTTAGCGCAGACGATGTCGGAGCTTGATCAACATTCGCAAGCAATTGACCAGGTCGTTAGGGTGATCACAGAGATCGCAGCACAGACCAATCTGTTATCTCTGAATGCTGCCATTGAAGCTGCCCGAGCTGGTGAACATGGTCGCGGATTCGCTGTTGTCGCTTCTCAAGTGAGAAAGCTAGCGGAGGGATCTGCAGACTCGGCTCAAGAGATTGTCACGATGATCAAGTCCATTCAGACACAAACAAAAGAAGCTGTTCAGACAACTGAAGCAGCCAGTCAAGAAGTTGCCGTAGGCATTGAATCCATGAACACGGCTGGCAGTGCTTTTACGAAAATTCAGCAGTCTGTCGAGCATGTGGTTTCACAAATCCAGGATGTGTCGGCTACCATCCATGACCTATCAATGGGAAGTGAGCAAGTCGTGTCGAGCATCACGACCATTTCTGAAGTCGCGGCAGCCACTGCAGCTGGAACCCAGGAGGTTTCAGCCTCTAGTGAGGAGCAACTGGCATCACTCCAGGAAATCACGGCATCAGCGTCAACATTGTCGACTATGGCGGAAGAACTGCAAGGGCTGGTGGCGCAGTTTAGAGTGTAA
- a CDS encoding HAMP domain-containing protein → MQIKSRDEFGQLGESFDQMRGSLRSILQDVSNTSQ, encoded by the coding sequence ATTCAAATCAAGAGTCGAGATGAGTTTGGCCAGCTCGGAGAGAGCTTTGATCAAATGCGCGGATCACTGCGGTCTATTCTTCAAGACGTCAGCAATACGTCCCAATAA